Sequence from the Maribellus comscasis genome:
TTTTCTCTGACATAAACTTCTTTGCCGTCCTTTGTTGTCCAGATTGACTCATAGTCAGTTAGCTTTTTTTCTGCTTCAATTAAACGGATGAATTCTTCACGCGAGGAGGCATGAGCAAATCCTTCTTTGTTTAAATCTCTTTGTTGTAATTCCTCAAGGCTATTAAATCCAAGCAGCCGAATCAATGCAGGATTAGCCAGAATGATCTTTCCATCTTTGGAAGTACGATATATTCCAAAAATTGAATTTTCATAAATCTCTCGATATCGCTCCTCACTTAAACGTAATGCCTTTTGAGCCTGCTTCCGCTCTGTAATATCTCTTACTACTGCAACAATAATCTTTTGTTTCTCTTCAAATGTTGCCAATTTAAAAATAATTTCTACATCAAATAAATTACCATTTTTATGTTTATGTTTGGTCTCTATTGTTAATGAACTCCTTTTCCTGGAAATCAAGGGTTGCAAAAGTTGTCGATAGCTTTTCTCTGAATATTCAATTTTAAAATCAAGAGGTGTGATCTTTAGAAGTTCAGATTCAGAATATCCTAACTGTATCGATGCTCCTTTATTAACATAAACATGTTTTAAGCTATCAGGTAAAAACATAAAAATCCCATCGCTGGTAGCGTTTAATGCTGTAAGTATACGTTTCCTTTCGGCATCATCTGAAAGCCTTTTTCGGATATCCCTAATAGTCAATAAAAAAAGCTTTTGCTTTCCGGTTTCTATTGCTTTTACTGTTACTTCTACTGGTAACAAATCGCCATTACTTCGAGTAATATATAACTCGGAATTTATATCGCCCCATTTATCTCCTTCAAAAAATGAATTTTTAAAATATCCATCCTTTTCGAATAAATTAGGGAAAAATAGCTGCGCAGAGTTACCTACCAGCTCACTGTTCTTTTTATCCACTATGACCTCCAGGCCATTATTAACTAAAAGAATTTCAAATTTGTTATTTAAAATAACTATTCCATCAGGAGAAGAATTAAATAAACTTTCAAACTGAATCTCTGTTTGTTTTTTTTCTTCAATATCTTCCAAGTAGCCAATTATTCTGAAAGGTTCGCTATTATTATCTAACTCAGCTCTGCCAGCCGCTAAAAACCACCTATATTTACCACTCTTTTTCTTAAATAGGAATTCAATTTTAAAAGGTATATTCTCTTGATAACTAATTCGGAGTTTCTTTCTAAACAGTTTTTGATGTTTAGGATGAACATTGTTTAATATATTAATCTTTCCGAAAGTTAATTCATCCTTCGTGTAACCTGTTAATTCAAGGTATTTTTCTGAAAAATAAGTTTGCTTTAATTTTTTATTCCACTCCCAAATTCCAAGGTTTGTTCCAGAAACCAGTAAATGATAACGTTCCTCGCTCTTTAACAACGCCTCCTGGGTTGTCTTCCATTGAGTTATATCTTCGATTTGCGAAATAAAATACAATGGGCTTCCATCTTGTTTCTTCACCAAAGAAACACTTAGTAAAACCCATACAATATGTCCTTTTTTATGAAAATACCTCTTTTCAATTTTATAAGTCTGGATTTTACCTTTTAGCATCTTTTCCACATAACCTAAATCCAGATCCAAGTCGTCAGGATGGGTTATATCCTGAAAAGTAAGATTCATTAATTCAGACTCAGAATAGCCAACGATTTCGCACACAGATTTATTTACTTTCAACCATGATCCGTTTGGAGCAACCAATGCCATTCCGATTGAAGCGTAATAAAATGCTTTTGAGAAACGTTCCTTGCTTTCATAAAAAGACAATAAATCATCTGTATTACCTGATTTTGCATTTAAAGAAACAGATATCAACAAAAATGTCTCATTGGCAAACACTTCTTCTTTTATTCTTGCTATTAAACGGAATCTGTCATCATCTTTCCGCACGCCAACCGTTTCTATGAAGAAATTGTCGTTTGAAAAATTCGCATTTTTAAAATTTGAAGACCACTCAGGAAAAAGTAGGTCTATCGGCTTTCCTTCTAGCTCTTGACTTACATAGCCAAAGCTTTTTTCAGCTTCGTAATTAAGTCTGATTATTTTGCAACTTGTATCAAGTAAGAATATTGCATCGAAAGAAAAATTAAGAATCCTCTCGATCTTTTCCCAATCTTCCCTTTTCATTATTACACTGTATCTGAAAATTTGACATTAAGAATAACAAAATACAAAAAAAAAAGTTCTCTTATAAAAAAAAAGAACATCTGTGTAACAATAAATTATATTAGAAAATATTCTTACTTGACAGGTATTTTCACTCTAAATATTATTTCACTTTCATATGATTCAACTTTAATAGACCCTCCCAATAGATTAACTAATTTTTTTACCAGAGAAAGCCCAATTCCTAATCCAAAATTAATTCTCTTTTCTATCCGTTCTTGTTTTTCAAAAATGTCAAACATTTTTCTGATATCTATTGAGTCTTTACACCATTTATTCCTGACAAAAAAATCAACATCCTGACTATCTTGGTTAAAGGTAAAACCACAGGTAACTCTATTTCCAGCCGAGAATTTAATCGCATTGTCGAGCAAATGATAAAGGATGTGTTTTATTCTATTTTTATCAGTATAAATACAAAAAGAAGGCTCGGGGTTTAGATAATCAATGTTTATTTTTTCGCCTTGAGAAAAAGGAAGAGTCTCAAAAAAAAGCTTTAACTCCTTTAATGTTTTTGCGATATCTACGTTTTCTTTTTTTATTGCTATCTCTTCTCCTGCTTCTATTAGAGATAATTCTACAAGGTCATTCAACAATATCAGAAAATTTTCTGTTGTCTTTTCCAGTAATTCGACAATGTCATTTTTATCTGTAGAACATTCAGCTGCTTCAAGCTGCTTTAAAATATCGATAAATCCGAGAATTCCATTTAAAGGGGTACGAATCTCATGTGACAGATTCGAAAGAAAATACTCTTTCGAATTTTTGGACAACAGAGACTTACTAAATAATTTTTCTACTTCTGCTTCCAGCTCTTTTAAAACATTTTGTTTTTCTATAACACCAACAAATTTTGTGTCTTCCATTACTGCCAGAACAGGTGAACGACTCAAATCAAACTTTTCTATAATAGATTTGATCGTGTCATTTTTGCACACATTTTCTTTCGGACTAACGCAATCAATTACAATTTTATGCGGACGTCTTATTATATCTTCTTCAGTCAAAATCCCATGAAATTCATTTTGTTCGTCTATAACAACAAGGTATTTATTGCTCAACAAGCGATCTTCGATTGAATTAATACCTTCAAATGGATTTGCAGAATGATAAAGCGGAGATATATATTTATTTAGATCTATCACAACTCACCTTCGATAAAATCATAAAAAATTGTCATTTTGAAATCGACCTTTATTATCTCTGATTCAGAAACATATGGGAAAACCCTTTCTTGCAGGATTTCAATAATTTTTTCATTGTTAATTTTTTTTAGGACCCTCTTGTTAATAAAAACTGCTTCTACCGACTTATCTTCTACCTCATACGATTCAAATTCATTAGGGACTAAAAAATCAAATGATCTAAATACACCAATTCTCCCTTGTGGACATTTTTTTCCTAATATTAATATGTCTTCAAAAGGAGGTAATCGAATCTCTTCAAAACTCAATTTAACAGTATATTTTCGGGCTAACCTAACGTCCATAATTCAATTTTTTATGATAAATATAGTCGTTTCTTTTATTTCAGCCTCAAAAAAAATGATTTTTAATTGCGGGTTAAATTTATTTATAATAAAAAATAAAATGCAACGGTTCTTTTTTGGAAAAAACGGTCAAACTGACCACCCCAGGCCGGAATAAAATGACCACCCTCGCCAGTTTAAACTGACCACCGCGTGCCGGAGCAAATTGACCACCAGCGCCGGACTAAAGTGACCACCCACCAAAAGAGATTGATTTTACTTCTGTCGAAGCCATAATTTCATACTGATTTAAACAAATTAATATGAAAACATGGCTAATAAATTAATCGACATGAGTAAAGTAAGAAAAGTCATTCAGTTACACCACCAGGGAAAAGCAAAGCAATTTATCAGTAGGTACCTGGGCCTTTCACGCAATACGGTCAAGAAGTATATCGCTCTATACAAGGTGTTAAACCTTACAATTGATGATATTGATAAGAAGAGTGATTCCGAGCTGGAAAAGATCTTTAGCAGGGATACCGAAGATGTTCTTTCCCCAAAGCTAAAAAAGGTTTATAACTTCTTTCCCTACATGGAGCGTGAATTAAAAAAGACCGGCGTTACCAAACAGCTGATGTGGGAAGAATATTATGAAAAACATCCCGATGGACTAAAACTAAGCCAGTTTAAAGCCCACTACCTGCGTTGGAATAAAAAGGTTAACCCGGTAATGCATATGGAGCATAAAGCAGGCGATAAGATGTTTATTGACTACGCTGGCAAAACCCTGGAAATTATCAATAAAGAAACAGGCGAGATTGAAGAGGTACAGTTTTTTGTTGCCATACTGGGGGCCAGTCAATACACCTATGCAGAAGCCTCACCGAGCCAACAAAAAGAAGACTTTGTTGCTTCGGTTGAAAATGCACTGCACTTTTACGGGGGAGTTCCTGCAGCTATTGTCCCTGATAACCTAAAGTCTGCCGTAACCAAAAGCAGCCGGTTTGAACCTACCATTAACGAAACGTTTATGGACTTTGCCGAACATTACGGTACAACAGTTCTTCCGGCTCGGGCTTACCGTCCCCGGGACAAGTCACTGGCAGAAGGAGCAGTCAAGATATTATACCAAAGAATATATCCGGCCTTGCGCGGCAAAGATTTTTACAGTTTAGAAGAGCTTAACAGTGCAATTTGGGATGAACTGGACAAGCATAACAACAAAAAGTTAACCGGCAGGCCAACGTCCCGGTATCAATTATTCGTTGAAGACGAAAAAGGCAAGCTTACCGCATTACCTGTAGAAAAATACGAGATTAAAGAAATAGCAATAGCCACCGTAGCCATGAACGGGCACGTGCTGTTAAGCAAAGACAAACATTATTACAGCGTTCCGTGTCAGTATTTAAAGAAGAAGGTAAAGCTGGTGTTTACATCAAAAACCGTTGAAATATACCATAAATACAACCGCATAGCTTTGCACAAAAGAGATGGACGTAAATACTTCTACACCACAAACAAAGACCACCTGGCAACAACACACCAGTTTGTTACCGACTGGACACCGCAGCGTTTTATCAACTGGGCAGCTTCAATTGACGAGAGTGTAAAGGAATTTATAATCAATGTGCTGGAAAGAAAACAACACCCTGAACAATCCTATAAAAGCTGTATGGGCGTATTGGCTTTTGCCAAAAAGGTTGGGGAAGAAAGGCTTGCCAATGCGTGTAAACGTGCATTGGAACATCAGGTTTACAACTACAAAATCATACAAAAGATACTGGAAAAAGGGTTGGATAAACTTGATGATGAAAAACCGGACGAACCGGAACTTCCTTTTCATAACAACATAAGGGGAGGAAAATATTACAACTGATAAAGTAAAAAACAATGAACGAAGTAACATTAACACGAATGAAACAGATGAAGCTCCATGGTATGCATGGGGCTTTTAAAACAGCTGTCGAAACAGGTAAAACCGATGATTACACCATCGACCAGTTTGTATCGATGATAACAGATGCCGAGTGGGACGATCGCAACAACCGCAAGATAGAGCGATTGATAAAAAATGCAAGGTTCCACTATAAAGCAACCATTGAAAACGTGGTGTACGAACATACAAGAAATATCGATCGGACAAAACTGTTAAGACTGGCTGAATGCGATTTTATTAATAAAAACGAGAATGTATTAATATCGGGCAGCACCGGTGCCGGCAAAAGCTACATTGCAACAGCCTTAGGGTATCAGGCCTGTATCGAGGGATACAGGGTTTTGTACTTTAATACAACCAAGCTGTTTTCTAAACTAAAAATGGCAAAAGCCGATGGATCTTATCTCAAAGAACTTGCAAAAATGGCCAGGCATCAGTTAATAATACTCGATGACTTTGGCCTGCAACCCTTAGATAGCCAAAACCGGATAGCTCTGTTAGAGTTAATTGAAGATAGGCACAATAAAGGATCTATGCTTGTAACATCACAGCTGCCCGTTAGTAAGTGGTATGAAATAATCGGGGAGAAAACGATTGCCGATGCCATACTTGACCGGTTGATCCATCAATCGCACAGGATTGAGCTGATGGGTGAATCGATGAGAAAAAAACGAAACATTTATAGTGAATAAAAAACAGTAAATTTGTTGTAATCTGACAGAAGAAAAACGTTCTCTTTTTGTTGAAAATGGTCGATGGTCAATTTAAATTGGCCTGGGGTGGTCAATTTGACTGGCGTTTCCACTTTTTCTCTAATTGAGTTTCTTTCGTTTTCAAAGATTTTAATCAAAAGAATTCCTCAAGGCTCTGCCTCGGAGTATAGAGGAAAGTTTGAAAACCTCAAGGTTTTCATGATGTTTTGAAAAGCGTAAAAGATTACCAAGTCGTTGAAGCAATATTAAGCAGATTGAAAAGAGCTTGTCAATGGCGGCAATGACCGATAAGACAATTTCTCCGCAGCAAATGCACCTGACAAAGTATGTATTTTCATTTTTGAAAACGGTATAATGCTGGGAGTTGGCAGAAAGTCTGGCAACACATTTAAAGTAAATATAAGCATCTACTGGACTTATCAAGTACCCAACCCGATGGTACTCACACTCCAACAAAACGGGGCGGCGAAGCAGTTGCTTAGCAGGGAAGAAAGAAATCAAAGACAAGCGATATGTTGATTTTAACAAATGCCAAGGTATCCCGTTAACATGTAGCAACCCTGCCGAAGAGAACCATAATAATGCATTTAACCTAGTGCCTGTAGCACAGAAAATGATTGCAGGGCTAAAATTCTCTGAAATACACACTGATTATTCTTAAATGCAAATTCATGATTTGTTACTGAGAAATTCCATGGTCATTGTTCAAAAGTTGAAATTACAGGAAACATTGACCAAAATAAGCGAAATGGGACTTCTAAGGAATATTCATTTGATGATGTATTTATAAATTGCTGGTTTGTTGTGGAACCAATGGATGGTTTGGTGCTTTTAAAGCAATTCTGATTCGTTTTGAAACAAATGCAATTCATAGGGAAGTATTGAACATAATAACTCTCTCTGTTATTACTGCGTAAACTTTGAGCAGCTTCAATGATTAGAATATGATTTGCTATCGCTCTTCATTTATTTTTTCGAACGTTAATAAAATATTTTTAAATAAATGATTTTATTAAGATGCCAATTTTTTAAAATCTACATAAAAGCTATTTTAACAATTTATAATGCATAGAATTTTATAAATCCTTAGTATATTTGCCCGCTAGTAATATATTTTATGTTAAAATACTTTTTTAGGTTGGCCTTAATAAGTGAAGAAGGATTTTACATTGGGTGTTATTACCTGTTGGAGAATATTACCTATTTTTCATAGAACCACAACTTCCTATTGCCCCAACACAAATAGAGAAGTTTATAAATGAGTTATTTAATGAGAACTCTTCATCGTATTTTTTTAGGCTTTCTTGTTGTGATAGTTATTATAATGATTACTAATATTAACGCATTAATGAGCAACAGAGGAATAATAGCCTGCACAGAAGATATTGAGCATTCTATACAAATGGAATTGATACAAACGTACAAAGTAACTTACACAATACAAAAGATCAAATCTTGTCAGAGAGAACTGACTTTCGAGCTTTTTCGTGAAAAAAGAAAAGATGAAATAATCAAAGCGAAACAGGAAATTCAAAAAAGTATAACTGAATTACACTCTGTTTTATATAGTTTAAATAATAACCAACATGGTAATTATACCGCCATTGAAGAAAACGAAAATTGTAGGAAAATTTCTCAAAGAATTGTTTTGCTGGATTCATTGAATATACTAACAACCGAATTTATTTCAGGTGTTAAAACAACATTACAACTACAAAATCAAGAACAGATTAGCAGAGCAGAAAATAGTTTTGAACATTCTGTTGAACCTGTCTCAAGGAAAATCCAGGAACTTATTTTACTTTTCTCAAGGAATATAGAAGAAGAAGCCTTCTCTGCACTAAAGGCATTAAACATAAGAATGAAAAAGTCTTTGAAACTTGAAATTTATATTTTTGTCCTCAGTATAATCTTAACTTTATTAGTCGGAATATATATTACTCAATCTATTTGTAAATCCCTTAAACAGCTTACTAATGGGATTCAAGCAATAACTGAAGGAAACCTCGACACGGTAATAAAATTAAAAAAGCCTGGAGAATTTAAAGAAATTGCAGATTCATTCAATGAGATGACAATAAGATTAAAATCGAGAATATCTGCTATTAATAAACTTAATTCTGATTTAGAAGAGTTAAACCAAAATAAGGATAAATATTTTTCAGTTATTGCTCACGACTTAAGAAATCCATTTTGTTCTATTCTTGGCCTTACTGAATTACTGGAAGAACGGTATCATGAATTTAGCACAGAAGAAAAACAATGCATAATTTCGGAATTAAACAGCGCTTCAAAGAATGTTTTTAATTTGCTTGAAAACCTATTAACATGGTCTAGGGCTCAAACAAATAGGATTGATTTTCATTTTAAAAATTTGTGCTTAAACTCAATAATCGAAAACTGTATTATTACCAATAAAGCAAATGCTAATCATAAACAAATTTCTATAACAAACAGTATTTCTGAAAAGATTTATTTTCATGGAGATCAGTTTTCTATAACAGTAGTTATAAACAATATTTTGAGCAATGCTATAAAATTTACTCATGACCAAGGTTCTGTCTCTATTCGTGCAAAAAAGACTGAAAAAGAAGTTGAAGTAAATATAAAAGATACAGGAATCGGATTGGATACTGAAATATTGACTTTCCTTTCTCAATCAACAAAAATAGGCTCAAAACCAGGGACGAAAAATGAAGAAGGAACAGGTTTAGGACTTCTACTTGTAAAAGAGTTTGTGGAAAAAAACAAGGGGCGAGTTACCGTTAACAGTGTTATTGGAAAAGGAACCGAATTTAATATTTATTTAAGAAATGAAACAAAGGCTTTACTATAAAGACCAGTTAATCTTCTTTTAGAAAAGAAACTACTAAATACAAAATAAATATCCAAGAGAAACGATAAACGAAGTAACTGTTATTAGGATCGGTTCCAAAAGCTTTTAAATAAAAAATAATATGTAATTTAACATTTAAATATTAATTAACTCAAGTTGCTAGTTAAAGCATTAAAATTAAGTAATTTAAAATCGGTGAATTCAAGTAGTGTAAACAAAAAGAAAGAAGTTTTTAACAAAATAGCTCTGGATAGCAGCATTTTATGGGATAATTAGAAATAATCCTCCAGATTTCTGCTGCGAAACAAAACAACCTGGAGGATATGATTAAAAAATCGATCGCAATTTACACAATTATTGATGATTTGTTGAAAGAGATAGAACATACAGAACCACAAAACCGGAAGATTTCGGATGCAGAAGTAATTACAACAACAGTAATCTCAGCTCTTTATTTCTCAGGTAACCAGGAAAAGGCTATTTGCTTTATGCGTTCGGTAAACTTAATACCTAATATGCTTTCAAAAAGCCGTTTCAATAGGAGGTTGCATATGATAAGGGATTTAATCGTTGCTCTTTTCTTTCAGCTTTCAGGAATGATAAAGGAATTGAATATTGAATCCGAATATATCATTGACAGTTTTCCTGTAAAAACCTGTGATAATATGCGGATAGCCAACTCCAAACTTATACAGGGAGAGATATACAGAGGCAAAAAAGCGACCATGCGACGATGGTTTTATGGATTTAATGTCCATGTAATGGTAACCACCGAAGGGATTCCGGTAGAATATACTTTTTTGCCAGGAAGCAAGCATGACTCAGAAGCTTTAAAACAATTCCCGTTTAATTTAAAACCGGGAAGCCGGGTTTATGCAGATGCTGGTTATACAAATTACAAAATAGAGGACATGCTTCAACAAGCAGAGCAAATAGAATTGCTGGTTGCCAGAAAAAGCAACTCCAAACGAAAGCGTCAGCCGTATCAGGAATTTCTGATAGAGTCAATGCGGAAACGTATTGAAACAACTTTTAGTGAAATAACAACATTCTTGCCTAAGAAAATCCATGCTGTTACAGATTACGGCTTTATCCTCAAGGTAATTATGTTCTTATTCTCATATACTTTGAATAAAATTGAATAATAGCAACTTGAGTTAATTATTTATTGGAGGTGTTGTTTTTTACTTTATCCAGAAATGTTTTACTGGGTCTAAAAAAAGGTATGTAATGGGCAGGAACTATCACTGTTGTATTTTTAGAGATATTTCTTGCTTTTTTTTCTGCACGTTTTTTTATTTCAAATGTTCCAAATCCTCTTAAATAAACATTTTCTCCATTCTTCAGAGTTGATTGTACAAGATCCATAAATGTCTCGATAGTTTTTGTTACTTTTATTTTTTCGATATCAGTTTCTTTGCTTATCTTGTTTACAATATCAGCTTTAGTCACAATTCTTAATTTTTATTTTCAGCTAGTGTGTGGAAAATGAACTACCTCGCAGCAGAGCTGACGAGGTATCAAAATAAGCTAAGTTGCTGAACATGGAGTTTTTGATATTCCTTTTGTCTTCCTTGAGCTTGTACATATTTTTGAATTGTATTTTCATCACCATGAGCACCAACCGAACTAACATAAAACCCTTTGGTCCAGAATTCACCTCCCCACAGTTGTTTCTTGACTTTGGGATGAAGCTTGAAAATCTGTTTCGCAGTGATACTTTTTACTGTCTGAATGATTCGCGTTGGACTCAACATTGGCACACTTTGAATCAAGAAATGAACATGGTCTTTATCCGTACCAATCTCTATAAAAGTAATTTCAAAACGCTTCGAGATTTCAATACATACTTGTTTCAAACTTTCATCAACATCTTTGTCAAAAACAACCCTCCGATATTTGGCTGGACAGACAAAATGGTAAAGAAGTACTGAAACATTATGACTCTTATGAATAAATTCGCTCACATAACAAATTTAAAATTAATTTCGAAGCAGAGCTTCGGGGAACTAACCCCGCTGAGATTAGATTAATCTGGTACGATTGATGTATCAACCGGTTTAAATAGCGTCAGCTATTGTTTTCTCACCAATAACCTCGTACCATCCTTTAACCGGTATTTGAGAGGTAACGATAGTCAAAATATTATTGTGCCTGTCTTTGATGATTTCAAGTAGTGCAATACCGTTATGATTATCAAGTGGCTGCAGGCCAAAATCACCCCTGATGTTGTTGGGTGTATTTTTACTAATAAAGAGAAGCATACAATAGCACAATCTTTTAAGAGAATAATATATCAATTGTCAAATTGAATATCTCAATCACTTTTATAATATTTAATATTAAATTCACTTTTCTTTCGTTGATAAACTTAATTAATCAAATAGTTTTGTTATGAATTTAAATAGCCACCACATCCTTATAACAGAAAGATTGAAGCTTGTTATTGTCACACATAAAAATGTTTTAACCC
This genomic interval carries:
- a CDS encoding PAS domain S-box protein, producing the protein MKREDWEKIERILNFSFDAIFLLDTSCKIIRLNYEAEKSFGYVSQELEGKPIDLLFPEWSSNFKNANFSNDNFFIETVGVRKDDDRFRLIARIKEEVFANETFLLISVSLNAKSGNTDDLLSFYESKERFSKAFYYASIGMALVAPNGSWLKVNKSVCEIVGYSESELMNLTFQDITHPDDLDLDLGYVEKMLKGKIQTYKIEKRYFHKKGHIVWVLLSVSLVKKQDGSPLYFISQIEDITQWKTTQEALLKSEERYHLLVSGTNLGIWEWNKKLKQTYFSEKYLELTGYTKDELTFGKINILNNVHPKHQKLFRKKLRISYQENIPFKIEFLFKKKSGKYRWFLAAGRAELDNNSEPFRIIGYLEDIEEKKQTEIQFESLFNSSPDGIVILNNKFEILLVNNGLEVIVDKKNSELVGNSAQLFFPNLFEKDGYFKNSFFEGDKWGDINSELYITRSNGDLLPVEVTVKAIETGKQKLFLLTIRDIRKRLSDDAERKRILTALNATSDGIFMFLPDSLKHVYVNKGASIQLGYSESELLKITPLDFKIEYSEKSYRQLLQPLISRKRSSLTIETKHKHKNGNLFDVEIIFKLATFEEKQKIIVAVVRDITERKQAQKALRLSEERYREIYENSIFGIYRTSKDGKIILANPALIRLLGFNSLEELQQRDLNKEGFAHASSREEFIRLIEAEKKLTDYESIWTTKDGKEVYVRENVKLIIDKQTGEHYYDATVEDISEKKRAEKERIARRAAEEANRTKSTFLANVSHEIRTPLNSIIGFSNLLYSSLNDSKQKARVNSIRSSGKSLLNIINDILDLSKIEAGKLNLNLEPVSLYSLVKDIELLMIPIANEKSIPFNLKIERNIDYYLLLDEVRIRQILFNLINNAIKFTEKGHVELHVNVVPNSDKKVDILLEVEDTGVGIPESEFTTIFEPFVQQNGQSEKVYGGTGLGLSITRQIVDMMRGEIRLKSKIGRGSIFSVLLPDILIVEARNDNNLSQDDINPSSLIFTEAILLVVDDNKYNRDLLIDFLSHSPIEIIEAKNGAEAVELATTYAPDLILMDLKMPVLNGLQAARIIKSNSKTVKIPIVAISASSLDMNFDDLSIFDDFILKPVVFEELSETLKKYLEHTEKPAVERKKIKEETKFILNLNEQQKLKFPMVIKEIETELLPILKQAQNSQVINDIELFGETLIRFGKEKELPSLINLGKEILDLCEKFEVENLFDKLYIFQDTIRQLKKSLKVV
- a CDS encoding histidine kinase dimerization/phospho-acceptor domain-containing protein gives rise to the protein MIDLNKYISPLYHSANPFEGINSIEDRLLSNKYLVVIDEQNEFHGILTEEDIIRRPHKIVIDCVSPKENVCKNDTIKSIIEKFDLSRSPVLAVMEDTKFVGVIEKQNVLKELEAEVEKLFSKSLLSKNSKEYFLSNLSHEIRTPLNGILGFIDILKQLEAAECSTDKNDIVELLEKTTENFLILLNDLVELSLIEAGEEIAIKKENVDIAKTLKELKLFFETLPFSQGEKINIDYLNPEPSFCIYTDKNRIKHILYHLLDNAIKFSAGNRVTCGFTFNQDSQDVDFFVRNKWCKDSIDIRKMFDIFEKQERIEKRINFGLGIGLSLVKKLVNLLGGSIKVESYESEIIFRVKIPVK
- the istA gene encoding IS21 family transposase — encoded protein: MANKLIDMSKVRKVIQLHHQGKAKQFISRYLGLSRNTVKKYIALYKVLNLTIDDIDKKSDSELEKIFSRDTEDVLSPKLKKVYNFFPYMERELKKTGVTKQLMWEEYYEKHPDGLKLSQFKAHYLRWNKKVNPVMHMEHKAGDKMFIDYAGKTLEIINKETGEIEEVQFFVAILGASQYTYAEASPSQQKEDFVASVENALHFYGGVPAAIVPDNLKSAVTKSSRFEPTINETFMDFAEHYGTTVLPARAYRPRDKSLAEGAVKILYQRIYPALRGKDFYSLEELNSAIWDELDKHNNKKLTGRPTSRYQLFVEDEKGKLTALPVEKYEIKEIAIATVAMNGHVLLSKDKHYYSVPCQYLKKKVKLVFTSKTVEIYHKYNRIALHKRDGRKYFYTTNKDHLATTHQFVTDWTPQRFINWAASIDESVKEFIINVLERKQHPEQSYKSCMGVLAFAKKVGEERLANACKRALEHQVYNYKIIQKILEKGLDKLDDEKPDEPELPFHNNIRGGKYYN
- the istB gene encoding IS21-like element helper ATPase IstB, whose product is MNEVTLTRMKQMKLHGMHGAFKTAVETGKTDDYTIDQFVSMITDAEWDDRNNRKIERLIKNARFHYKATIENVVYEHTRNIDRTKLLRLAECDFINKNENVLISGSTGAGKSYIATALGYQACIEGYRVLYFNTTKLFSKLKMAKADGSYLKELAKMARHQLIILDDFGLQPLDSQNRIALLELIEDRHNKGSMLVTSQLPVSKWYEIIGEKTIADAILDRLIHQSHRIELMGESMRKKRNIYSE
- a CDS encoding sensor histidine kinase, translated to MRTLHRIFLGFLVVIVIIMITNINALMSNRGIIACTEDIEHSIQMELIQTYKVTYTIQKIKSCQRELTFELFREKRKDEIIKAKQEIQKSITELHSVLYSLNNNQHGNYTAIEENENCRKISQRIVLLDSLNILTTEFISGVKTTLQLQNQEQISRAENSFEHSVEPVSRKIQELILLFSRNIEEEAFSALKALNIRMKKSLKLEIYIFVLSIILTLLVGIYITQSICKSLKQLTNGIQAITEGNLDTVIKLKKPGEFKEIADSFNEMTIRLKSRISAINKLNSDLEELNQNKDKYFSVIAHDLRNPFCSILGLTELLEERYHEFSTEEKQCIISELNSASKNVFNLLENLLTWSRAQTNRIDFHFKNLCLNSIIENCIITNKANANHKQISITNSISEKIYFHGDQFSITVVINNILSNAIKFTHDQGSVSIRAKKTEKEVEVNIKDTGIGLDTEILTFLSQSTKIGSKPGTKNEEGTGLGLLLVKEFVEKNKGRVTVNSVIGKGTEFNIYLRNETKALL
- a CDS encoding IS982 family transposase, which encodes MIKKSIAIYTIIDDLLKEIEHTEPQNRKISDAEVITTTVISALYFSGNQEKAICFMRSVNLIPNMLSKSRFNRRLHMIRDLIVALFFQLSGMIKELNIESEYIIDSFPVKTCDNMRIANSKLIQGEIYRGKKATMRRWFYGFNVHVMVTTEGIPVEYTFLPGSKHDSEALKQFPFNLKPGSRVYADAGYTNYKIEDMLQQAEQIELLVARKSNSKRKRQPYQEFLIESMRKRIETTFSEITTFLPKKIHAVTDYGFILKVIMFLFSYTLNKIE
- a CDS encoding HU family DNA-binding protein, which encodes MTKADIVNKISKETDIEKIKVTKTIETFMDLVQSTLKNGENVYLRGFGTFEIKKRAEKKARNISKNTTVIVPAHYIPFFRPSKTFLDKVKNNTSNK
- the tnpA gene encoding IS200/IS605 family transposase, translated to MSEFIHKSHNVSVLLYHFVCPAKYRRVVFDKDVDESLKQVCIEISKRFEITFIEIGTDKDHVHFLIQSVPMLSPTRIIQTVKSITAKQIFKLHPKVKKQLWGGEFWTKGFYVSSVGAHGDENTIQKYVQAQGRQKEYQKLHVQQLSLF
- a CDS encoding ATP-binding protein; the protein is MLLFISKNTPNNIRGDFGLQPLDNHNGIALLEIIKDRHNNILTIVTSQIPVKGWYEVIGEKTIADAI